The window TTGTAGCTAGACCCACTCGTAACATATGTAGTAAGTTCATGTAGTGTGTTATAAATATGTTATAACCTGAAACTTTTATTTAGTAGGTTTATTGAGGATGGTGAAAAGAGTACTATCttgatatgtatatagataataGAGTTTATTGGATTTGTTACATATATTTTGACTTAACTTTTGATCCCAGCTCTTCACGTGCTCCCCTACTAAACCTCTCAACAGATTGCCCAATGACCTATTAACCACTTCTGTTTGTCCATCTATCTGAGGGTGATACGCCGTACTAAAGTTCAACTGGGTGTTCACCATCTTCCAAAGGCTCCACCAGAAATGACTCAAGAAGTGGGTGTCCCTATTGGAGACAATAGAGACTGGCAGACCATGCAGACGGTATACCTCCCGAAAATACAACTGAGCAACTCGCACAACATCAGTGGTCTTCTTGCacggaataaagtgtgccatcttggAGAACCTGTCGACGACCATATATATAGAATCATTTCCTCTTTGGGTACTGGGCAAGCCGAGGATGAAACCTATATTGATATCCACCCATGGTTGCGAGGGAATCGGCAGGGGCATGTACAACCCCCGCGTTAGTTGCTGTACCCTTGGACACTTGACAAACCTTACAGCGTTGCACGTACTTCTCCACTTTTTTACGAATTGTAGGCCAGAAATACGATGACTGGACCAGCTGCAAGGTCCTGTCTCTCCCCACATGACCTTCTCCGTgtagctgtcagcaccccattttggtccactggCTCTAGGCTATGACATCAACAAGGCTTCCGACTAGGGTTCCACAACTCTAACAAAAAATGACGAGGGCAACATATGGAATTTTGCAGCATACACAATTGATCCCGAAGAGTAAGGcacgaattatcaatattcGAACCGAAGGCAGTGGACAAAGGGGAAATCACGTCtctgtatcattttcttcggTGAGAACGACTATCTTCGTGGATCCTAGAACTAAGTTCGATATTTTAGATCAAGGTTTGGTGAGTTGGGGAcatttcaatgcaaaaatCACATCGAGAGCCCTTTCgagcaaaaagataaaattcgtgGGAGCTGGGGTGCCCAAACAGTGAATACAGCAGCTCGAGCATGGGATTCGACGCATCAATCATGGTCAATCCTGAACCTAAAAGGGTGAATTCCATATGCTTTACCTAGGAAATCGagttaggttcaatttgatgggTCGTTCATTCCAATATTCAATACGgagagagagttatgaatttttgagcaCACCATGCCCGAAACTGTTAAACCGGGACAGACTCTACCAATcgagggagaaaatccataaacaatTCAATTCTTCGCGTTTTCGAGCATGGCCAACGgcattggattcccaattCACTGGAGATtcagaaaatcaagaaaaagggGATGCATTTTTGGCTAGATTAGTACAGAATTAAGGGTCTCTTCACAGATAAGGACCAAATTTCCGGTTCGGGCCAgctattgaagaaaaattgtttcgaGAACTTCCCGAGATCGAACGATCTTCAAATGTTACAAGGATGTGCCCAGCTCATGTATggatcaaggaaaaatatcacataGACCGAAAGGTTCATGAGAAATTCAGGAAAATTCCGGATGTTCGGGTCATCCCATGGACCAATGGTCACAGCTCTGCCCCTCCTGCCCTTTTTCCCCGCTGCCCCCATTTCCTCTTCGGgttctttcttctcttttcttttcttttctttttttcggtgggtccaaaaaaaaagaaaaaaacctcCAGCTCACTCTCAGCTGAGGCTCCCTTAGCtggaaacgaaaaaaaaaccctaaggctggagagaaaagaaagataaaagaaaacccTAGAGGCTCCTCCAGCTCGCTCACGCCGCCTCGAGCTCCCTCGGACGACTCCCCCAACACCCTCACAGAGAAATCAGAGAGCAGCAAtccccttcttcttcaatctctctctctctcgagcCTTTCCACCATGGCACCGAGCAACAACTTTCCTAGAGCATAAGAGGAGTTAGGTGAACTTCTTTAATCTCAAATGAATTGTTCATGCTTGGGTTGTGTTGTGGAGTGATTATTCGGAATATTGAAGTAGCCTAGCTCAATGTTGACGGTTACATATTAAGCCCGAAGGTGAGGCCGAACttcaggattttttttttctcactcGAATCGGGATGCGTGGGAACGAATTTTAGAACCTGCTGTGACACTTGAGGGTATGGCTGAGATTGCATTAAAGTTTCATTCAATTCATGGCCGATGCACTTGGTTTTGGCTTGGGTGAAATGATGCTGGAGTTATGGGCTGACTTAAGTGATGATCCATGGATGTGTATTAGCATGTTCAACATGATTTTCCGTGATTTAATGCTGCGCGCGTGTATGAGGCTGAGTTATCTGCTGATTGTTCCATTGATTGTGAGTTATTTCATGCAATCTTGAGAATCTTGGAACATATGCATCATATGGGCTGAGTTACGTGGCTCTATGTTGATTATTTCGAGTGTGTTTGACATGGTTTTGATGAGATCGTCCCATCTGAATGCTGGATAGAGTTGTGGGTTGATCCTTGGTCCGCACGAGGTGATTCTAACTTGACTTTTGATGTTTAAAGACCAAGCGTGAGTTAGTGACTTAATTGCATGACAATTCTTGTATGagtcagattttttttttagtacgACCTTGAAATCGTTGTATTATATGCAAGCACGTGGCTGATTAAATTTTATAGTTACTTGGTGGGGTCATCCTTAATCACTTGAAGTGGGCCTCTGTTGAAGCTAGATGCCtttggattttcttttctcatgtTCCATGACTTAATAGTCTCTTGAAGGTCGATGTGAAGGACATTTACATGCTGATCATCCTCTGTTGAGGGCCTTAAAGGCTCGATTTGGCTGCTTTCGAGTCACTGGATGAGTCGTTATCATGCTTGGATGTCAAAGTATCGATTTTCTTGGCATTTCATGCCATTTTGGATGTTATGAGGACTTTAAAGTCATGATCACATTTGAATTGTGGTCTTGGAGCTCTTCTTGTTTGTTTCATTCTCGATCTCGTTCATAGACCGAACATTTGGTTTTGCTTCGATTCTCCCGTGTTCGTTTCTTGTTTACATATCCCTTCGAGTCTTGGAGtgaagagaagaaaattgaagaGACGAGAATACAATAAGCCGATGTCGATGGGGCTCGAAGACGGTGTGGAGGTCGATCTAGGCTTAGATCGATCCCGACTTGAAGGCCACCTAGGTCCGTGGTTGTCGCGGGATCTTCCGAGCTGATCAATCCCAGGAATCTCCTAGGATAAGGTATAATTCTTCAATCCTAGTGCATGTCTAGGACTCCCATTTGATGTGATTGCGTGATACCTCGGGAAATGAATAATAAAGTGGGTCCTATGAACTGTGATGATGAGCGGGGCCATTTCAAACTTGGTTTAataaacttttcaagttgtctTAGATCAGTCCTCGAGATTTTTAGCCAAAtttccaaatcagtccctgtactttcaaaattactttaattcgATTCTTGAGCAATTTATGAGATGTGTGTTATGATCGTGAGTGATATATGATCATATGCGACCGTATTTCATTTTGGTTTTGATTGAATGATAAATCGTAAGTCAAATGCTTTAGACTTAAAGAAATCGCTCATAGATCCATAATTTCTAATGCAAAGGATACATCaaatggtttaattaatcacttgGACTTAAAGTCGAAAAATTAATTCTATTGTGATTTTGTCCATATTCGTGTTcttggaatatttaaaatgtgTCTTTGATCAAaatctcacatgaatcggtttaataaTGCAAACTCGGCCTAAAAAANNNNNNNNNNNNNNNNNNNNNNNNNNNNNNNNNNNNNNNNNNNNNNNNNNNNNNNNNNNNNNNNNNNNNNNNNNNNNNNNNNNNNNNNNNNNNNNNNNNNTATGATCCGGAGAAGGCTAAAGACAAGAACATGAGAGAGAGGTTCACTTACCTCCTCCAAGGTCTAATCTCATTCCCGCTTAACATCCCGGGAACCACTTTCCACAAGTGCTTGGAAGTAAGAACAATTATTGTCAACTTACCTGAAAGGCCTCACCAGGAAACTTTAATTTCTCTATGATACGCAGGCTCCACAAAACTCTTGGAAACAGTTcacttaaaaattattttgtcagGTTTTGAGATCCACGACACAGGATCATGTATTTCATGTTCaaactaattttaattaagataAGCTGACTTGTGTTTGTGTCCAGAGTCAAAAGATAGGTCTTAAGCTGATGAAGGATCTCATAGACGAGAGACGAGCTATGCCCGATAAATTCAGAGGGGATTTCATAGATCAAATGATTGATGGCATGAAGACTGAGAGCTTCTTGTCCGATGATTTTGTCATGCACGTGATGTTCGGGGTCCTCCTTGCAAGTTTCGAGACGATATCATCTACTTTAACCCTTGCCGTTATGTTTCTAATTGAACATCCTATGGTTGTAAAAGAACTAGaggtattttttttctcctgcTCTCTTTTACATTCCAGTAATGATAAAAGTGGGGATCTTTTcaagtttctttttttgtttattatttgaCAGAGAGAACATGAGGAAATACTTCAAAACAGAGAAAAGAGGGAAGGCAAGGTGACTTGGAATGAGTACAAATCAATGAAATACACAATGCAGGTGAGTCCTATTACCGGATATTTTTTGTGTGAGATCTCTGCATACAATGGAGACTCTTTACACAAATTCTCGTGTTGTTGATGAGTCCTTAAAATTGCAGGTTGTGAATGAATCTTTGAGAATGGCAAGTGTGGCACCAGGAATCTTGAGGAGAGCAATCCAAGATATTCACATTAATGGTAAtgcatttcaaaattaaatggTACAAAAGGTTCCAGATAGTTGAAACGTTGACAATATTGTTATCAGAATTATCTCTTGTTTGAAATTCTAAAAGTCGAAATATGGCATAGGATATACAATTCCTAAAGGATGGACAATCTTCGTCGTTCCATCCGCTCTGCAGCTCAACCCGGATACATATGAGGACCCGCTTGCCTTCAATCCATCGCGATGGAAGGTAAATTTACAAACTTGACCCAAAACCTTTCTTGAATGAGAAAGAAATCACAAACTAGTTCAATTTCTTAATTTACCCCTTTCATGCTCAACAGGATATTGAACCGAGTGCTATGGCAAAAAATTTCATCCCTTCGGCGGGGGCGGGGGGACAAGAATGTGTGCTGGCGCCGAATTCACTAAGGCATTCATCGCAGTTTTTCTTCACGTCTTAGTCTCAAATTACaggtgatatatatatttgtagttAATGTCTCCTTCGCAGTATCATTTGCGAAATGTGAGTAAAATTCAGTAAAAATCCAGTGATATGATTTATGATGAGTTTTCCTTTTCCAGGTTGGTGAGAGAAGATGAAGGGAGGAGAGATTACCAGGTCTCCAGTTCTAGGGTTTGGGAATGGGTTTTACGTCAAGATATATAACAAAGATCGTATCTGAGATACATACGAGACGAGAACTTtacagttttttttctttttttggttatataGATGCCTGTGATTTTATACAATTATAGCGAAAGTTAAACAAATGGGCATGAAAGTCCTACTGTTTAGAAACAAACCCGCGTCATGGTTTTGAGTTGGTGAATTGTGCCACCGTAACAAACCCCTTCCTCAACTATGACCTACTTAATATGAGTCTTGTGCACAAATAATGATAATTAGAGGGTCAGCAAGCCGTTTTAGTCATACTTATTTGTAGtactatatatacatgcataagAACGTAATCCTTTCGACCATTTATGAAGTTTGGCTCCATCTTGGCATGTTGGCCCGAGATGCGTTTGATTGTGATCATTTCCATTGGAAACTGTAAGACCCGTGACGCAGCATACAACgcgagtaaccgtcacagacccgttgattcgcgcacgaatatcGGAACTACGatcttctatacctgttgattatacgaataccaggaaataagcatcaaactcgaatcgatccgagattggacaaagcacgaaagctctgaattttattgataattcaAAAGATGACTCCTtcagccctagggcttacacaaaacttaaatagggtttaagaaaacctaaattgcataaaaagaactaaactttcctaaaattgcaaaaaaacaccctaattaacataaattacCTGTTTGAGACCCTAAACGAAGGAATTttccttaaatatcgaaaaaatcACGGCAAagctgtgagttttgctccggaggccatttccttcaaaatagggtcgtcagaacctaatTTTAAGGTACCACGTACCGACTTACCAGGTTTCTGCCGTATCATTCTCCCCCGgatggagagaattcgccctcgagtcgtcatcgtccgaactatcacctgtgtaaggaatcaagtacttaacattaaacacatcagcagtacgaatgtggctggaagtttaagccgataggcgttcgaattgatcttctcaacgacctctacaggaccaatctttctaacagcgagcttgtggtagtcactagcagaaaatcgatcattcgtaaggacagcccaaataaaatcgccaacttcaaactccgcGTGCtttctccttcggtcagcaacaaCCTTGTATTTCATGGCAGCATTCTTCAAATTATTTGCAGAGCTTCATGAATCTCTTGCAGCCCGTGAATGAAGTCAACCGCCTTACCATGAACCCTAGTCTTATCCGGCATGGGGTAACAGATCAAGGGGACCCCGGAGAGTAACATAATATACCACTTGGAAGGGACTGAAACAAGTGCTGCGATTAACAGCGTGGTTGTGCGCAAACTCCACCGGACTTAACTTTTGATCCCAGCTCTTCACGTGCTCCCCTACTAAACCTCTCAACAGATTGCCCAATGACCTATTAACCACTTCTGTTTGTCCATCTATCTGAGGGTGATACGCCGTACTACTAAAGTTCAACTGGGTGTTCACCATCTTCCAAAGGCTCCACCAGAAATGACTCAAGAAGTGGGTGTCCCTATTGGAGACAATAGAGACTGGCAGACCATGCAGACGGTATACCTCCCGAAAATACAACTGAGCAACTCGCACAACATCAGTGGTCTTCTTGCacggaataaagtgtgccatcttggAGAACCTGTCGACGACCATATATATAGAATCATTTCCTCTTTGGGTACTGGGCAAGCCGAGGATGAAATCTATATTGATATCCACCCATGGTTGCGAGGGAATCGGCAGGGGCATGTACAACCCCGCGTTAGTTGCTGTACCCTTGGACACTTGACAAACCTTACAGCGTTGCACGTACTTCTCCACTTTTTTACGAATTGTAGGCCAGAAATACGATGACTGGACCAGCTGCAAGGTCCTGTCTCTCCCCACATGACCTTCTCCGTgtagctgtcagcaccccattttggtccactggCTCTAGGCTATGACATCAACAAGGCTTCCGACTAGGGTTCCACAACTCTAACAAAAAATGACGAGGGCAACATATGGAATTTTGCAGCATACACAATTGATCCCGAAGAGTAAGGcacgaattatcaatattcGAACCGAAGGCAGTGGACAAAGGGGAAATCACGTCtctgtatcattttcttcggTGAGAACGACTATCTTCGTGGATCCTAGAACTAAGTTcgatatttttagatcaaggtTTGGTGAGTTGGGGAcatttcaatgcaaaaatCACATCGAGAGCCCTTTCgagcaaaaagataaaattcgtgGGAGCTGGGGTGCCCAAACAGTGAATACAGCAGCTCGAGCATGGGATTCGACGCATCAATCATGGTCAATCCTGAACCTAAAAGGGTGAATTCCATATGCTTTACCTAGGAAATCGagttaggttcaatttgatgggTCGTTCATTCCAATATTCAATACGgagagagagttatgaatttttgagcaCACCATGCCCGAAACTGTTAAACCGGGACAGACTCTACCAATCGgagggagaaaatccataaacaatTCAATTCTTCGCGTTTTCGAGCATGGCCAACGgcattggattcccaattCACTGGAGATtcagaaaatcaagaaaaagggGATGCATTTTTGGCTAGATTAGTACAGAATTAAGGGTCTCTTCACAGATAAGGACCAAATTTCCCGGTTCGGGCCCATTGCtagaagaaaaattgtttcgaGAACTTCCCGAGATCGAACGATCTTCAAATGTTACAAGGATGTGCCCAGCTCATGTATggatcaaggaaaaatatcacataGACCGAAAGGTTCATGAGAAATTCAGGAAAATTCCGGATGTTCGGGTCATCCCATGGACCAATGGTCACAGCTCTGCCCCTCCTGCCCTTTTTCCCCGCTGCCCCCATTTCCTCTTCGggttcttcttctcttttcttttcttttctttttttcggtgggtccaaaaaaagaaaaaaacctcCAGCTCACTCTCAGCTGAGGCTCCCTTAGCtggaaacgaaaaaaaaaccctaaggctggagagaaaagaaagataaaagaaaacccTAGAGGCTCCTCCAGCTCGCTCACGCCGCCTCGAGCTCCCTCGGACGACCCCCAACACCCTCACAGAGAAATCAGAGAGCAGCAATCCCCTCTTcttcaatctctctctctctcgagcCTTTCCACCATGGCACCGAGCAACAACTTTCCTAGAGCATAAGAGGAGTTAGGTGAACTTCTTTAATCTCAAATGAATTGTTCATGCTTGGGTTGTGTTGTGGAGTGATTATTCGGAATATTGAAGTAGCCTAGCTCAATGTTGACGGTTACATATTAAGCCCGAAGGTGAGGCCGAACttcaggattttttttttctcactcGAATCGGGATGCGTGGGAACGAATTTTAGAACCTGCTGTGACACTTGAGGGTATGGCTGAGATTGCATTAAAGTTTCATTCAATTCATGGCCGATGCACTTGTTTTTGGCTTGGGTGAAATGATGCTGGAGTTATGGGCTGACTTAAGTGATGATCCATGGATGTGTATTAGCATGTTCAACATGATTTTCCGTGATTTAATGCTGCGCGCGTGTATGAGGCTGAGTTATCTGCTGATTGTTCCATTGATTGTGAGTTATTTCATGCAATCTTGAGAATCTTGGAACATATGCATCATATGGGCTGAGTTACGTGGCTCTATGTTGATTATTTCGAGTGTGTTTGACATGGTTTGATGAGATCGTCCCATCTGAATGCTGGATAGAGTTGTGGGTTGATCCTTGGTCCGCACGAGGTGATTCTAACTTGACTTTTGATGTTTAAAGACCAAGCGTGAGTTAGTGACTTAATTGCATGACAATTCTTGTATGagtcagatttttttttagtacgACCTTGAAATCGTTGTATTATATGCAAGCACGTGGctgattaaatttttatagttACTTGGTGGGGTCATCCTTAATCACTTGAAGTGGGCCTCTGTTGAAGCTAGATGCCtttggattttcttttctcatgtTCCATGACTTAATAGTCTCTTGAAGGTCGATGTGAAGGACATTTACATGCTGATCATCCTCTGTTGAGGGCCTTAAAGGCTCGATTTGGCTGCTTTCGAGTCACTGGATGAGTCGTTATCATGCTTGGATGTCAAAGTATCGATTTTTTTGGCATTTCATGCCATTTTGGATGTTATGAGGACTTTAAAGTCATGATCACATTTGAATTGTGGTCTTGGAGCTCTTCTTGTTTGTTTCATTCTCGATCTCGTTCATAGACCGAACATTTGGTTTTGCTTCGATTCTCCCGTGTTCGTTTCTTGTTTACATATCCCTTCGAGTCTTGGAGtgaagagaagaaaattgaagaGACGAGAATACAATAAGCCGATGTCGATGGGGCTCGAAGACGGTGTGGAGGTCGATCTAGGCTTAGATCGATCCCGACTTGAAGGCCACCTAGGTCCGTGGTTGTCGCGGGATCTTCCGAGCTGATCAATCCCAGGAATCTCCTAGGATAAGGTATAATTCTTCAATCCTAGTGGCATGTCTAGGACTCCCATTTGATGTGATTGCGTGATACCTCGGGAAATGAATAATAAAGTGGGTCCTATGAACTGTGATGATGAGCGGGGCCATTTCAAACTTGGTTTAataaacttttcaagttgtctTAGATCAGTCCTCGAGATTTTTAGCCAAAtttccaaatcagtccctgtactttcaaaattactttaattcgATTCTTGAGCAATTTATGAGATGTGTGTTATGATCGTGAGTGATATATGATCATATGCGACCGTATTTCATTTTTGGTTTTGATTGAATGATAAATCGTAAGTCAAATGCTTTAGACTTAAAGAAATCGCTCATAGATCCATAATTTCTAATGCAAAGGATACATCaaatggtttaattaatcacttgGACTTAAAGTCGAAAAATTAATTCTATTGTGATTTTGTCCATATTCGTGTTcttggaatatttaaaatgtgTCTTTGATCAAaatctcacatgaatcggtttaataatgcaaactcggcctaaaaataaaaaattttaaatttcaagacggtcggaaattagagtttactGGGCGGCCCACTAATGGCTAGTCCGATGACTGGAAATCCGCAAACTAAAGCATTCaacaaatttctaattaacccaAAATTCTACATATGGGATAATCGAGatgttaaatttggctaaattaaatcacttgactcctTTAATGAATTGTACGAACCGATTAACAATCTGTAATCACGttgacagttcaagaactgttagccatgcccttttcaaattcacaatttcaaaagcaccgagatacgtgcaacgtaatcttgattttcatatacacacatatttaccgattcgagAGCGTGACtatcggttcttgtcctgccgtaatcttagtgtaggtttgtgtatagaattggtcaaaacatggaaaaacaaattaatcacaaactcggcttaatcaagcatgggcaaatagtcaagtagagggttaggttcggtgggttttaggtgaaaatactcttaatatgtaaaagccatattgtcacgatacaaaataatttaaaaatatcccACACATTCAGAACTTGACTACatacatcatgtctgtcgagTCCGTTAAAGTAATGCCGAATggtacataccctatccatcatccatTTTGTTTGTTTAAGGTAGGaattgtatgccaagatatctcggttaataattagttaattcacgtaaattcgacgATAACAAGAAActccattgtttgtttatttgagcttgcttgttacatttttgcacatgtttgttatgcggatcgagcccgatcctttaggactcgattcacattgggtccaacgcccataaccatcgatcacggggtccaatgcccccatacatcGAGtacgcatttaatttaattttcggtcttttccaaaaccatacggtgagcatgagtgaaatcatggctgaatgcgaaccgaccgggatttagtcattgtagcttgtcatttatttatttgagagaacaatgtaagggtttatgatGTTTGTCCTCTTTTAACTTTCATAATATTCGAGAATTTCTTatcccaaaaaataataataaaaaaaattccagaaATGACACGAGCTGCTGTTGTTTTTGCAAATTTATTCTTAGATTGATTGAAGTAATTCGTTTTGGGCCGTTCGAACGATGGAGCATCGGGCCACAGTGGTCTCTCCAACCAAGCCTCTCCCTTTGTTATTCCCAACTTATTGCATCAGATGCATTCAGCCTTATTTGGACTTAGGTCCGTCAGAAGAACAGGCAGGATTCCGAGCTGTGGTCATGAGTCGCTGTGCTACCGATCTCCTGAACACCACCGACTGATGATTTTCGAGCACTTAGCTCTTAAATAAGCAAGCAAAGCCACCAATCTCACCAAGCATTCAGGTGCTCTGGCTAAACTGCGTTCAGACTCAGATCTGTCAAACGCCTTGTGGGAGTTGTCACAACCCGCAATAACTGCAGCATGCCCTTTTCAAGCGGAGGCTCTTTTGACTATAAGGTCGATACGATCATGTTTCCGACATCGCATCAATCCTCTCGTAAGTGTTGAATAGAGCATGAGAATACAAGCTAACCAACATTGGTTGATTAGTCAAATTCCCATGTCATGAGGAAATTTTCCCGCTGCCATCAATTCAGCATCAGTTTCTGTgtagcaaaaggaaaaaaacgaCGAAGGAAATTGGTCACTTCCAAAACTCATTCGATGCAATTTATAAACTGTGCTTCATGTGAGTGAATTTAATCTGATTAGAAACTCATTGAAAAAAGTCTAGTGCGAAATTCCAGCAGGAATTAATTTCAATGTAGTCAATATAAGTTAAAAATAccttgattaaaaaaagaagaagaagggaaaatCGTTCCAAGAGCTGGACCACTATTGACCAAACCTCATTCAAAGCCGTCCCATGATTCAAACTGCTACTTTCAGGTCATTACCTGGTCGAGTAGTATAAAGGGTCGAATTAGTGACTGGTGCCTTAGCTCACTGGTTCAGGTCCCATTGTCGTATCGCTTAGTAAGTCTGTTTGTGCTCCTAGTATGTTACCGTTATTGGCTAAGCACATGTttctatcatttttcttcacaAAGGATTTCTTAGCGATTGTGCCATGATATGATGGTATATATGGAGGTTGGTGGGAGACCCGGTATTTTTATtacaaacatgcatatatacttacatatgcttttttatatatatatatatatataatacactTTAGATTGCTGGAGCATGGCATGGACTC of the Punica granatum isolate Tunisia-2019 chromosome 6, ASM765513v2, whole genome shotgun sequence genome contains:
- the LOC116211448 gene encoding LOW QUALITY PROTEIN: cytochrome P450 87A3-like (The sequence of the model RefSeq protein was modified relative to this genomic sequence to represent the inferred CDS: deleted 2 bases in 1 codon; added 114 bases not found in genome assembly) — its product is MEEXSXKXLXDWSTQDSLDVKNATSSMVFDFTAKRLFGYDPEKAKDKNMRERFTYLLQGLISFPLNIPGTTFHKCLESQKIGLKLMKDLIDERRAMPDKFRGDFIDQMIDGMKTESFLSDDFVMHVMFGVLLASFETISSTLTLAVMFLIEHPMVVKELEREHEEILQNREKREGKVTWNEYKSMKYTMQVVNESLRMASVAPGILRRAIQDIHINGYTIPKGWTIFVVPSALQLNPDTYEDPLAFNPSRWKDIEPSAMAKNFIPSGGGGTRMCAGAEFTKAFIAVFLHVLVSNYR